One window from the genome of Glycine soja cultivar W05 chromosome 12, ASM419377v2, whole genome shotgun sequence encodes:
- the LOC114379240 gene encoding serine/threonine-protein kinase BSK6-like isoform X2: MQVNAVQGYTFSPNLLGGSGRIIPDSVIYSYGTVLLDLLSGKHIPPSHHRKLNITQNDGQSQAKEQSIESSTEVNQNNNSILEENAQFEGEQHIQEDSQVQSHTSLESASESSTKGKKKTRGYTHMLDVWDLPDGEFILVEVDHWGNPMGWEGKTLLNAIESLVKRHQCAPINFLSWKDMPKDYITDMVELIQF, from the exons ATGCAAGTTAATGCAGTGCAGGGGTATACATTTTCACCAAATCTTCTTGGAGGTTCTG GCAGGATAATCCCAGATAGTGTGATCTACAGTTATGGAACTGTTCTTCTGGATCTTCTAAGTGGCAAGCATATTCCTCCAAGCCAT CACAGAAAGTTGAATATAACTCAAAATGATGGTCAATCACAAGCAAAAGAGCAATCAATTGAAAGCTCTACTGAAGTGaaccaaaataacaactctatacTTGAAGAAAATGCACAATTTGAAGGAG AACAACACATACAAGAAGATAGTCAAGTTCAGTCTCATACTTCTCTTGAAAGTGCAAGTGAAAGTTCAACTAAAG GTAAAAAGAAAACTAGAGGTTATACACATATGCTAGATGTGTGGGACTTGCCAGATGGAGAATTCATACTTGTTGAAGTAGATCATTGGGGCAATCCTATGGGTTGGGAAGGGAAAACTCTACTGAATGCAATTGAGAGCTTGGTAAAGAGACACCAATGTGCTCCTATCAATTTTCTTAGCTGGAAAGACATGCCTAAGGACTATATTACTGACATGGTTGAATTAATTCAGTTCTG A
- the LOC114379240 gene encoding uncharacterized protein LOC114379240 isoform X1 — MHNLKENNTYKKIVKFSLILLLKVQVKVQLKKISNINKRSRSKYEDLHCMGTNNLPRRIHEMTTKAKGVQPSRAEIYIDTRTQKDGSIVTEKAAIVIDERKKKMVEAESSQNLQSTQDSTNWTNDIYSKVKGPEKRGRVRCLGKLPHQASSSQSSYANNRIQKLENLLGNLVAVLKVLFAEDPQINQVLEAIDQELYSEVSRSFAIR, encoded by the exons ATGCACAATTTGAAGGAG AACAACACATACAAGAAGATAGTCAAGTTCAGTCTCATACTTCTCTTGAAAGTGCAAGTGAAAGTTCAACTAAAG AAAATAAGCAACATCAACAAAAGGAGCCGCTCAAAATATGAGGACTTGCATTGCATGGGAACCAACAATCTTCCAAGACGGATTCATGAGAtg ACAACAAAGGCTAAGGGAGTGCAACCTTCTAGGGCAGAAATTTATATTGACACTCGAACTCAAAAAGATGGAAGCATTGTTACTGAAAAGGCTGCTATTGTAatt GatgaacgaaaaaagaaaatggttgAAGCAGAGAGTTCGCAAAATTTACAAAGCACCCAAGATTCTACTAATTGGACAAATGATATATATTCAAAAGTCAAAGGACCTGAAAAAAGAGGACGTGTGCGTTGTCTTGGCAAGCTTCCACATCAAGCAAGTTCATCTCAAAGCTCTTATGCAAACAATAGAATTCAAAAGTTggagaatttgcttggaaaTCTTGTAGCTGTGCTTAAAGTACTATTTGCAGAAGATCCACAAATTAATCAAGTCTTAGAAGCTATAGATCAAGAG CTTTATAGTGAAGTTAGTAGGTCATTTGCTATAAGATAG